One segment of Mycobacterium spongiae DNA contains the following:
- a CDS encoding TetR family transcriptional regulator, whose protein sequence is MAQATKITDFQRARSDDQKARRRQAIVTAARQHLADVGFESFSMGTLAKAVGIARGTLYLYFETREEVLLALYVEEIQLWVDAVIDATPAGTGAEPFLAAFFRTATDAPLYLQLAARAGSVIEQNISLQRLIDLKMAARDLAFRVGEHVATLFELTPEQAIGVVTSLLSLLLGVSQMTHPLPVEQGALPPQVQELVQMMDAERLFLDAGLWMLNGVRR, encoded by the coding sequence GTGGCACAGGCGACGAAAATCACGGACTTTCAGCGGGCGCGATCCGACGACCAGAAGGCGCGGCGCCGCCAGGCCATTGTGACCGCGGCCAGACAGCACCTCGCCGACGTCGGTTTCGAAAGCTTCTCGATGGGCACGCTTGCCAAGGCGGTCGGAATCGCCCGCGGCACGCTCTACCTCTATTTCGAGACGCGTGAAGAGGTGCTCCTTGCGCTGTATGTCGAAGAGATTCAGCTCTGGGTCGATGCCGTCATCGACGCGACTCCAGCGGGAACCGGGGCCGAGCCTTTCCTTGCAGCTTTCTTCCGGACCGCGACCGACGCACCGCTCTACCTGCAGCTCGCCGCACGCGCCGGCAGCGTCATCGAGCAGAACATCTCGCTGCAGCGGCTGATCGACCTGAAAATGGCCGCCCGCGACCTCGCATTCCGAGTCGGTGAGCATGTGGCGACGCTGTTCGAGTTGACTCCCGAGCAAGCGATCGGAGTGGTGACTTCGCTGTTGAGCCTGCTGCTGGGCGTCTCGCAGATGACCCACCCGCTGCCGGTCGAGCAGGGCGCCCTTCCCCCGCAAGTTCAGGAGCTGGTCCAGATGATGGATGCGGAGCGGCTTTTCCTCGACGCTGGGTTGTGGATGCTCAACGGAGTGCGTCGCTGA
- a CDS encoding carbohydrate ABC transporter permease gives MTSPSRTPSTAAIYSGLALGALITLLPFALGLLTSLTSAHQFATSAPLQLPRPPTLANYADLSGAGFPRAAAVTALMTAVIVLGQLTFSVLAAYAFARLRFPGRDGLFWIYIATLMVPATVTVVPLYLMMAQLGLRNTFWALVLPFMFGSPYAIFLLREHFRSIPDDLINAAYLDGANTADVIVHVVLPSSRPVLAALAMITVVSQWNNFMWPLVITSGRTWRVLTVATAELQSRFNAQWTLVMAATTVAIVPLIVLFVAFQRHLAASIVVSGLK, from the coding sequence ATGACCTCACCTAGCCGAACCCCCTCAACGGCGGCGATCTATTCCGGGTTGGCGCTCGGCGCGCTGATCACGTTGCTTCCCTTCGCGCTTGGCTTGCTGACGTCACTGACATCCGCGCATCAGTTCGCAACGAGCGCGCCGCTGCAGTTGCCGCGCCCACCCACGTTGGCCAACTATGCTGACCTCTCCGGTGCTGGATTTCCCCGTGCGGCGGCAGTGACCGCGTTGATGACGGCGGTAATCGTGCTGGGCCAGTTGACCTTTTCGGTGCTGGCCGCGTACGCGTTCGCGAGACTGCGCTTTCCGGGACGCGACGGATTGTTCTGGATCTACATCGCCACGTTAATGGTGCCAGCCACCGTCACTGTGGTGCCGCTGTATCTCATGATGGCCCAGCTGGGTCTGCGCAACACCTTTTGGGCGCTGGTCTTACCCTTCATGTTCGGCTCGCCATACGCGATTTTCCTGCTCCGTGAGCACTTTCGCAGCATTCCCGACGATCTGATCAACGCGGCGTACCTTGACGGCGCCAATACCGCCGACGTGATCGTGCATGTGGTGCTTCCGTCCAGCCGGCCGGTGCTGGCGGCCTTGGCGATGATCACCGTCGTCTCGCAGTGGAACAACTTCATGTGGCCGCTGGTGATTACCAGTGGCCGCACGTGGCGCGTGCTGACGGTGGCCACCGCCGAGTTGCAATCCCGATTCAATGCCCAGTGGACACTGGTGATGGCGGCGACCACGGTCGCGATCGTGCCGCTGATCGTGCTCTTCGTGGCCTTCCAACGACACCTTGCGGCATCGATTGTCGTCTCGGGGCTCAAATGA
- the rocD gene encoding ornithine--oxo-acid transaminase yields MTILGGPALDAGALDGTEAAVAAAGRHVAHNYSPLPVVAASAEGAWITDIEGRRYLDCLAAYSAVNFGHRHPEITATAHAQLDAVTLVSRAFHCDRLGPFCAALAQLCGKDLVLPMNSGAEAVESGLKVARKWGVDVKGVPAGQANIIVADNNFHGRTISIVGFSSDPAARDGFGPFTPGFRSVPFGNPAAVAQAIDDNTVAVLLEPIQGEAGIIVPPDDYLPAVRALCSEHNVLLIADEIQSGLARTGHTFACDHWGVVPDIYLLGKALGGGVVPLSAVVANREILGVLHPGEHGSTFGGNPLAAAIGTTVVSMVARGEFQSCSAELGAHLHHRLAELIGSGVRAVRGLGLWAGVDIEPTLGTGKEMSRRLADRGVLVKDTHGSTLRFAPPLVVTAEEIDWAVRQFAFVLRDAGS; encoded by the coding sequence ATGACGATTCTTGGCGGGCCCGCTCTCGATGCCGGCGCCCTCGATGGAACCGAGGCGGCCGTCGCGGCTGCCGGAAGACATGTAGCGCATAATTATTCGCCGCTGCCCGTGGTCGCGGCCAGCGCCGAGGGCGCCTGGATCACCGACATCGAGGGTCGACGCTACCTGGATTGCCTGGCCGCTTACTCGGCGGTCAACTTCGGCCATCGACACCCCGAGATCACTGCGACGGCCCATGCCCAGCTCGATGCGGTCACGCTGGTCAGTCGCGCATTCCATTGCGACCGACTCGGGCCGTTCTGCGCCGCGCTCGCGCAGTTGTGCGGGAAAGACCTTGTGTTGCCCATGAACTCGGGCGCTGAAGCGGTGGAAAGTGGTCTCAAAGTTGCTCGGAAATGGGGCGTCGACGTCAAGGGCGTTCCCGCCGGCCAGGCCAATATCATTGTGGCGGACAACAACTTTCATGGCCGCACCATCAGCATAGTTGGCTTCTCGTCGGATCCCGCTGCACGCGATGGCTTCGGGCCGTTCACACCGGGGTTCCGCTCGGTACCGTTCGGAAATCCCGCCGCGGTGGCACAGGCGATCGACGACAACACCGTCGCCGTGCTGCTCGAGCCGATCCAGGGCGAGGCGGGAATCATCGTCCCGCCCGACGACTACCTGCCGGCCGTGCGCGCCCTGTGTTCGGAGCACAACGTATTGCTGATCGCCGACGAGATCCAGTCGGGTCTCGCGCGCACGGGTCACACGTTCGCCTGTGACCATTGGGGCGTCGTGCCGGACATCTACCTGCTCGGGAAGGCTCTCGGTGGGGGTGTCGTACCGTTGTCCGCGGTCGTCGCGAACCGCGAGATCCTGGGCGTGCTCCACCCCGGCGAGCACGGGTCGACGTTCGGTGGAAACCCGTTGGCCGCGGCGATCGGCACCACCGTCGTTTCTATGGTGGCGCGAGGGGAATTCCAATCTTGCTCAGCCGAATTGGGTGCCCACCTACATCACCGCCTGGCGGAACTGATTGGCAGCGGTGTGCGCGCGGTGCGCGGGCTCGGGTTATGGGCCGGCGTCGACATCGAACCCACACTGGGGACCGGCAAAGAGATGAGCCGGCGCCTAGCGGATCGTGGGGTACTGGTGAAAGACACACACGGCTCGACGCTGCGGTTCGCGCCGCCGTTGGTGGTCACTGCCGAGGAGATCGACTGGGCGGTTCGGCAGTTTGCTTTCGTTTTGCGGGACGCAGGCTCATAA
- a CDS encoding ABC transporter substrate-binding protein, whose product MNRPRYSTLVAGALALVAVLLAATAVVLGRSDEPHGDKIVVTVRLWSEPIAAAYRRSFEAFSRAHPTIEVRTELVSYSTYFTTLRTDVAGGSGADIFWLSSAYLAAYADSGRLMKIHAAAADWEPSVVDQFTRSGALWGVPQLTDAGIALYYNADLLAAAGVDPAELDGLRWSPGGGDTLRPMLARLTVDADGHHADSPGFDGGRVRQWGYNAANDPQAIYLNYIGSAGGVFQRGDEFAFDNPPAIAAFRYLVGLINTDQVAPPAADTNGNGDFSRNQFLAGRMALFQSGTYNLAPVARDASFPWGVAMMPAGPEGRVSVTNGIVAAGNSASAHPDAVRQVLDWMGSSEGNAYLGRDGAAIPAVLSAQQAYFNYWNANGVDVAPFFSVLNGSGIPAPAGAGFAAGNEALRPYFDAMFLGRGDVATILGQAQTAANAAARR is encoded by the coding sequence ATGAACCGTCCGCGCTACTCCACCCTGGTCGCCGGGGCCCTTGCGCTAGTAGCGGTCCTGCTAGCCGCCACGGCGGTGGTGTTGGGGCGCTCGGACGAACCCCACGGCGACAAGATTGTCGTGACGGTCCGGCTCTGGTCGGAACCGATAGCCGCAGCGTATCGGCGATCGTTCGAGGCTTTCAGCCGCGCGCATCCCACCATTGAGGTGCGCACCGAATTGGTGTCCTATTCGACGTACTTCACCACGTTGCGCACCGACGTCGCCGGCGGTAGCGGCGCCGACATCTTCTGGCTATCCAGCGCGTACCTGGCCGCCTACGCCGACAGCGGGCGGCTGATGAAGATCCATGCCGCGGCCGCGGACTGGGAGCCATCGGTGGTCGACCAGTTCACCCGGTCCGGCGCGCTGTGGGGCGTGCCGCAGCTTACTGATGCCGGGATTGCCCTGTACTACAACGCGGACCTGCTGGCCGCCGCGGGCGTCGACCCCGCCGAGTTGGACGGCTTGCGGTGGAGCCCGGGCGGCGGCGATACGTTGCGTCCCATGCTCGCGCGGCTCACCGTCGACGCCGACGGGCACCACGCGGACTCGCCTGGTTTCGATGGCGGCCGGGTTCGCCAATGGGGTTACAACGCAGCCAACGATCCGCAGGCCATCTACCTCAACTACATCGGATCGGCGGGCGGTGTGTTCCAACGCGGCGACGAGTTCGCATTCGACAATCCGCCGGCTATCGCGGCCTTCCGCTATCTCGTTGGGCTGATCAACACCGACCAGGTCGCGCCGCCGGCCGCCGACACCAACGGCAACGGCGATTTCTCCCGCAACCAGTTTCTGGCCGGCAGGATGGCGCTATTCCAGTCCGGCACCTACAACCTGGCACCGGTGGCGCGCGATGCGTCCTTTCCCTGGGGGGTCGCGATGATGCCTGCCGGGCCCGAAGGTCGAGTCAGCGTCACCAACGGTATTGTCGCGGCCGGGAATTCAGCGTCGGCGCACCCGGATGCGGTGCGCCAGGTGCTGGACTGGATGGGCAGCAGCGAGGGCAACGCATATCTGGGCCGCGACGGTGCGGCGATCCCGGCGGTGCTGTCAGCTCAGCAGGCCTACTTCAACTATTGGAACGCCAACGGGGTTGACGTCGCACCGTTCTTCTCGGTGCTGAACGGCTCGGGCATCCCGGCTCCGGCCGGAGCTGGCTTCGCTGCTGGAAACGAAGCTCTGCGACCGTATTTCGATGCGATGTTCCTGGGACGGGGCGACGTCGCAACGATCCTGGGGCAAGCCCAGACAGCGGCCAACGCCGCCGCCCGACGATAG
- a CDS encoding carbohydrate ABC transporter permease, with translation MRDAPRRTTTLAYALLAPSLFGVVAFLLLPILVVVWLSLYRWDLLGPLHYVGLANWRSVATDSDFGNSLVVTAVFVAIVVPTQTVLGLLAASLLARRLPGTGLFRTLYVLPWICSPLAIAVLWRWILAPTDGAVSTVLGHRIEWLTDPGLALPAVSAVVVWTNVGFVSLFFLAGLLAIPDDIHAAARTDGATTWQRFRRITLPMLRPTMFFVVVTGIISTAQIFDTVYALTAGGPQGRTDLVARRIYAEAFESGAIGRASVMTVVLFVLLIGVTVVQRLYFRRRISYDLT, from the coding sequence ATGCGCGACGCCCCACGCCGAACCACCACCCTGGCATATGCCCTGCTCGCCCCCAGCCTGTTCGGCGTGGTCGCCTTCTTGCTACTGCCCATCCTGGTCGTGGTCTGGCTCAGCTTGTATCGGTGGGACCTGTTGGGTCCGCTGCACTACGTCGGCCTGGCCAACTGGCGATCGGTGGCTACCGACTCCGACTTCGGCAATTCGCTCGTGGTGACCGCCGTCTTTGTCGCCATCGTCGTCCCGACGCAGACGGTGCTCGGGCTGCTCGCCGCGTCGCTGTTGGCGCGGCGGCTTCCCGGCACCGGCCTGTTCCGCACGCTCTACGTGCTGCCCTGGATCTGTTCCCCACTGGCGATCGCCGTCTTGTGGCGCTGGATCCTGGCCCCCACCGACGGCGCGGTGAGCACCGTTCTCGGACATCGCATCGAATGGCTCACCGATCCCGGCCTCGCGCTGCCCGCTGTGTCGGCGGTCGTTGTCTGGACCAATGTCGGGTTCGTCTCGTTGTTCTTCCTGGCCGGCCTGCTGGCTATCCCCGATGACATCCATGCGGCCGCGCGCACCGACGGTGCCACTACCTGGCAGCGGTTCCGGCGCATCACGTTGCCGATGCTGCGGCCGACCATGTTCTTTGTCGTCGTTACTGGAATCATCAGCACTGCACAGATATTCGATACGGTCTATGCGCTGACCGCTGGTGGGCCGCAGGGCCGCACCGACCTGGTGGCCAGGCGCATCTACGCCGAGGCGTTCGAATCGGGGGCCATCGGGCGAGCTTCGGTCATGACCGTCGTGCTGTTCGTGTTGCTCATCGGCGTGACGGTCGTTCAGCGGTTGTACTTTAGGCGGCGGATCAGCTATGACCTCACCTAG
- a CDS encoding universal stress protein: MSVVVGYRTGEVGLSGLHLGIDLARTLHTSLTVVTIVPQPWPTPSLARIDAEYEQWADQLAADSAAEARGRLDGLADGIDVTYQKRAHRSVSAGLIELATELEAQVLVLGSVPHLGVFGGPTTCGGVLIGSTADRLLHSAPMPLAISPHGYRSRTGAMSRITCGYSATAEGADVVRRCVKFAREYAVPVRVVTFAVRGRTMYPSEVGLHSETTVLEVWAAQAREMLEKLRTEDVVDADVALDVVTGNGWKQALASANWTDGEILALGTSPRGKIARVFLGSHSGKIVRHSPVPVLVLPG; this comes from the coding sequence GTGAGCGTCGTCGTCGGGTACCGCACCGGCGAGGTGGGCCTGTCGGGGTTGCACCTGGGCATCGACCTCGCTCGAACGCTGCACACGTCGCTCACGGTGGTGACCATCGTTCCGCAGCCATGGCCGACGCCGTCGCTCGCTCGGATCGACGCGGAATACGAGCAATGGGCGGATCAACTCGCCGCGGATTCGGCGGCAGAGGCTCGGGGTCGCCTCGATGGATTGGCTGACGGGATCGACGTGACCTATCAGAAGCGCGCCCATCGATCGGTGTCGGCCGGATTGATCGAGCTGGCAACCGAACTGGAAGCTCAGGTGCTGGTGCTCGGATCCGTACCCCATCTTGGCGTGTTCGGGGGACCTACCACGTGCGGGGGAGTGTTGATCGGTTCGACCGCTGACCGGCTGTTGCATTCGGCGCCGATGCCGCTTGCGATCAGCCCCCACGGGTACCGATCCCGTACCGGCGCGATGTCCCGCATCACCTGCGGCTACTCGGCCACCGCGGAGGGCGCCGATGTGGTGCGGCGCTGCGTTAAGTTTGCCCGGGAGTATGCGGTGCCGGTGCGGGTGGTCACATTCGCGGTGCGCGGCCGGACGATGTATCCCTCGGAGGTCGGACTGCACTCGGAAACCACGGTCCTGGAAGTGTGGGCGGCGCAGGCGCGAGAAATGTTGGAAAAGCTGCGAACCGAGGACGTCGTCGACGCCGACGTTGCGCTGGACGTCGTCACCGGGAACGGTTGGAAGCAGGCGCTTGCTTCGGCGAACTGGACCGACGGTGAGATCCTGGCGCTGGGAACCTCGCCGCGTGGCAAGATCGCCCGAGTTTTTCTCGGTTCCCACAGCGGCAAGATCGTGCGGCACAGCCCGGTACCCGTATTGGTGCTACCCGGCTAG
- the ddaH gene encoding dimethylargininase — MTDYHLATAGPGSAPSAVGAEASRPTRTPRARRYGMTSPAFFAVEYAINPWMDVSAPVDGYLAQAQWERLYQTYRRLGHSVDLIEPVPGLPDMVYAANGGFIAGDVAVVARFRFAERAGESKAYAAWMSSLGYRPIFTRHINEGQGDLLMAGETVLAGYGFRTDRRAHAEISAALGLPVISLELVDPRFYHLDTALAVLDDHTIAFYPPAFSTAAQAQLRMLFPDAIIVSSADAYVFGLNVVSDGRHVVLPSAATAFAAQLRQAGFEPIGVDLSELLKGGGSVKCCTLEVHR, encoded by the coding sequence ATGACGGATTACCATCTCGCCACAGCGGGTCCGGGGTCGGCCCCCTCGGCGGTGGGCGCCGAGGCCAGCCGGCCCACCCGTACGCCCCGCGCGCGGCGGTACGGTATGACCTCGCCGGCCTTCTTCGCGGTCGAGTACGCGATCAACCCGTGGATGGATGTCAGCGCACCGGTCGACGGGTACCTCGCGCAAGCACAGTGGGAGCGGCTGTACCAGACCTATCGTCGGCTGGGCCACAGCGTGGATCTCATCGAACCCGTGCCCGGATTACCGGACATGGTCTACGCGGCCAACGGCGGTTTCATCGCCGGTGACGTCGCGGTTGTCGCGAGATTCCGGTTCGCTGAGCGCGCCGGCGAGTCGAAGGCCTATGCCGCGTGGATGTCGTCTCTCGGGTACCGGCCGATCTTTACGAGACATATCAACGAGGGGCAGGGCGACCTGCTGATGGCCGGCGAAACAGTCTTGGCCGGCTATGGTTTCCGCACTGATCGGCGCGCACACGCCGAAATCAGCGCGGCGCTAGGGCTGCCGGTGATCTCCCTCGAGCTCGTGGATCCCCGGTTCTATCACCTCGACACTGCGCTGGCTGTGCTCGACGATCACACGATCGCGTTCTATCCACCGGCGTTCAGTACGGCGGCGCAAGCGCAGCTGCGCATGCTGTTTCCCGACGCCATCATTGTCAGCAGCGCCGATGCGTACGTTTTCGGGCTGAACGTCGTCTCCGATGGCCGACACGTTGTACTTCCATCCGCAGCAACGGCGTTCGCCGCACAACTGCGGCAGGCGGGTTTCGAGCCGATCGGCGTCGATCTGTCCGAACTGCTCAAGGGCGGCGGCTCCGTCAAGTGTTGCACGCTGGAGGTACACCGATGA
- a CDS encoding Lrp/AsnC family transcriptional regulator, with translation MDRLDETDERILGELAEHARATFAEIGQRVSLSAPAVKRRVDRMLDSGVIRGFTTVVDRNALGWNTEAYVQIFCQGRIAPDQLRDAWADIPEVVSAATVTGTSDAILHVLARDMRHLEAALERIRSSAEVERSESVVVLSNLIDRARP, from the coding sequence ATGGACCGCCTGGACGAGACAGACGAGCGCATCCTGGGCGAGCTGGCCGAGCATGCGCGAGCCACCTTCGCCGAGATCGGCCAGCGGGTCAGCTTGTCCGCGCCGGCGGTAAAACGCCGCGTCGACCGGATGCTCGACAGCGGCGTTATCAGGGGCTTTACCACGGTGGTTGATCGCAACGCGCTGGGCTGGAATACCGAGGCCTACGTGCAGATTTTCTGCCAGGGCAGGATCGCCCCTGATCAGCTGCGAGACGCCTGGGCCGACATCCCGGAAGTGGTCAGCGCGGCGACGGTGACCGGCACGTCCGATGCGATCCTGCATGTGCTGGCCCGCGACATGCGCCACCTCGAAGCGGCGCTCGAGCGCATCCGATCCAGTGCCGAAGTCGAACGCAGCGAAAGCGTGGTGGTGTTGTCCAACCTCATCGATCGCGCCCGGCCGTAG
- a CDS encoding amino acid permease has translation MPTASTSLADQMLRRRPVSGAPVAQGTAGNLKRSIGTFQLTMLGVGSTIGTGIFFVLSQAVPEAGPSVIISFLIAGVAAGLAAICYAELASAVPVSGSSYSYAYTTLGEGVAMGVAACLLLEYGVATAAVAVGWSGYANKLLSNLFGFEIPHALSESPWDSYPGMGPSYVNLPAIVLIGLCAMLLIRGTSESATVNAIMVLLKLGVLAMFVIVAFSAYNADHLRGFAPFGVAGIGAAAGTIFFSFIGLDSVATAGDEVTNPQKSMPRALIAALVIVTGFYVFVALAALGTQPWQDFAGQEEAGLAVILDNVTHAELASTILASGAVISIFTVTLVTMYGQTRILFAMGRDGLLPARFATVNPRTMTPVNNTVIVAISAGLLAAFIPLESLADMVSIGTLTAFIVVSIGVIILRVREPDLPRAFKVPGYPVTPVLSVLACGYILISLPWYTWLAFSGWIAAALIFYLLWGRRHSALNEEAP, from the coding sequence TTGCCAACTGCTTCGACGAGTCTTGCCGACCAAATGTTGCGGCGCCGCCCGGTGAGCGGCGCTCCGGTCGCACAGGGGACAGCCGGAAACCTCAAGCGGAGCATCGGCACGTTCCAGCTCACCATGTTGGGGGTCGGCTCGACGATTGGCACCGGTATCTTCTTCGTCCTGTCGCAGGCGGTGCCGGAAGCCGGTCCCAGCGTGATCATCTCGTTCCTGATCGCCGGCGTCGCAGCCGGGCTGGCGGCAATCTGCTATGCGGAACTCGCCTCTGCCGTGCCGGTGTCCGGGTCGTCCTACTCGTACGCGTACACCACGTTGGGCGAGGGCGTCGCGATGGGTGTGGCGGCCTGCCTGCTGCTGGAGTACGGAGTGGCCACCGCGGCAGTCGCCGTCGGGTGGAGCGGATATGCCAACAAGCTGCTGTCCAATCTGTTCGGGTTCGAGATTCCGCATGCGTTGTCGGAATCGCCGTGGGACTCCTATCCAGGCATGGGACCAAGTTATGTGAATCTGCCCGCCATCGTGCTGATCGGACTATGCGCGATGTTGCTCATTCGCGGCACCAGCGAGTCGGCGACGGTCAACGCGATCATGGTGCTGCTCAAGCTCGGCGTCCTGGCCATGTTCGTGATCGTCGCCTTCAGCGCCTACAACGCCGACCATCTGAGAGGCTTTGCCCCGTTCGGGGTCGCCGGGATCGGCGCGGCGGCCGGAACCATCTTCTTCTCCTTCATCGGTCTCGACTCGGTGGCGACCGCGGGCGACGAGGTAACGAACCCGCAGAAGAGCATGCCGCGAGCGCTGATCGCCGCGCTGGTGATCGTCACCGGTTTCTATGTGTTCGTCGCACTGGCGGCCTTAGGCACCCAGCCGTGGCAGGATTTTGCGGGGCAGGAAGAGGCCGGTCTGGCCGTCATCCTCGACAACGTCACCCACGCCGAGTTGGCCAGCACAATTCTGGCATCGGGCGCGGTGATCTCGATCTTCACCGTCACGCTGGTCACCATGTACGGCCAGACCCGCATCTTGTTCGCGATGGGCCGCGACGGGTTGCTGCCGGCGCGGTTCGCCACCGTGAATCCGCGCACGATGACCCCGGTGAACAACACGGTGATCGTCGCGATCTCCGCAGGACTCCTGGCCGCCTTCATTCCGCTCGAGAGCCTGGCGGACATGGTGTCCATCGGCACCCTCACCGCGTTCATTGTCGTGTCGATCGGAGTGATCATTTTGCGGGTGCGCGAACCCGACCTGCCCCGCGCGTTCAAAGTGCCGGGTTACCCCGTCACGCCGGTGTTGTCAGTCCTGGCGTGCGGGTACATCCTGATCAGCCTGCCCTGGTACACCTGGCTCGCCTTCAGCGGATGGATTGCGGCGGCATTGATCTTCTACCTGCTCTGGGGTCGTCGGCATAGCGCGTTGAACGAGGAAGCGCCGTGA
- a CDS encoding TldD/PmbA family protein: MTPNRDIDADFLDLPRSVLADAALSAAIAAGASYADLRIHRVATEIIQLRDGELETAVISRELGLAVRVIVAGTWGFASHAELAPGVAATTARHAVQVATMLAALNSERVKLAPEPAYPNATWVSNYRIDPFGVPAPEKIAVLQEYSGRLLEADGVDHATARFNAVKEQTFYADTFGSSITQQRVRLLPSLEAVTVDAAAGSFESMRTLAPPTARGWEAVAGDEIWNWTDELAELPSLLAEKVRAPSVMAGPTDLVIDPTNLWLTIHESIGHATEYDRAIGYEAAYAGTSFATPDKLGTLRYGSPVMNVTADRTTDAGLATIGYDDEGVAAQSWDLVRDGVFVGYQLDRVFAPRLGEPRSNGCSYADSAHHVPIQRMANVSLQPGTEDLSTADLISRVDDGIYIVGDKSWSIDMQRYNFQFTGQRFFRIRDGQLYGQLRDVAYQATTTDFWNAMEAVGGPSTWRLGGAINCGKAQPGQAAAVSHGCPSALFRGINVLNTRTEGGR, from the coding sequence GTGACGCCGAACCGGGACATCGATGCCGACTTCTTGGATCTGCCGCGCTCGGTGCTGGCCGACGCCGCCTTGTCGGCAGCCATCGCGGCCGGGGCCAGCTACGCCGACCTGCGGATTCACCGCGTCGCCACCGAGATCATTCAACTGCGCGACGGTGAGCTGGAAACCGCAGTGATCAGTCGTGAGCTCGGCTTGGCGGTCCGGGTGATCGTCGCGGGCACATGGGGATTCGCTTCCCACGCCGAGTTGGCGCCGGGCGTCGCCGCCACAACCGCGCGCCACGCGGTACAAGTGGCGACCATGCTGGCGGCGCTGAACTCCGAGCGGGTCAAACTGGCACCGGAGCCGGCGTACCCCAACGCCACGTGGGTGTCCAACTACCGGATCGACCCGTTTGGGGTGCCCGCACCCGAAAAAATCGCCGTGCTGCAGGAGTACTCCGGGCGACTGCTGGAGGCCGACGGTGTCGACCACGCGACGGCCCGCTTCAACGCCGTCAAGGAACAGACGTTCTATGCCGACACCTTCGGGTCATCGATCACCCAGCAGCGGGTGCGGTTACTGCCGTCGCTGGAAGCGGTGACGGTCGACGCCGCGGCGGGAAGTTTCGAATCGATGCGCACCCTGGCGCCACCCACGGCGCGGGGCTGGGAAGCAGTGGCCGGCGATGAGATCTGGAACTGGACCGACGAACTAGCCGAGCTGCCGTCGCTGCTGGCCGAAAAGGTCAGGGCGCCCAGCGTGATGGCGGGACCCACGGACCTGGTGATCGACCCCACCAACTTGTGGTTGACCATTCACGAATCTATTGGCCACGCAACCGAATACGATCGAGCTATCGGCTATGAGGCCGCTTACGCGGGAACCTCGTTCGCGACGCCCGACAAACTCGGGACCTTGCGCTATGGCTCGCCGGTGATGAATGTGACCGCCGACCGCACCACAGACGCGGGCTTGGCCACGATCGGCTATGACGACGAGGGAGTGGCCGCGCAAAGCTGGGATCTGGTGCGCGACGGGGTGTTCGTCGGCTACCAGCTCGACCGGGTGTTCGCTCCGCGACTGGGGGAGCCGCGCTCCAACGGGTGTTCGTATGCCGACTCGGCGCACCACGTACCGATCCAACGAATGGCCAACGTGTCACTGCAGCCGGGCACCGAAGACCTTAGTACCGCGGATCTGATCAGCCGGGTGGACGACGGCATCTACATTGTGGGCGACAAGTCCTGGTCAATTGATATGCAGCGGTACAACTTTCAGTTCACCGGCCAGCGTTTCTTCCGTATCCGGGACGGCCAGCTATACGGGCAGCTGCGTGACGTCGCCTATCAGGCCACCACGACCGATTTCTGGAATGCGATGGAAGCCGTGGGAGGCCCGTCCACCTGGCGGCTCGGTGGAGCCATCAACTGCGGGAAAGCGCAGCCGGGACAGGCCGCCGCCGTCAGCCACGGTTGTCCATCGGCCTTGTTTCGAGGTATCAACGTGCTCAACACACGAACCGAGGGTGGCCGATGA